One genomic segment of Paenibacillus sp. FSL H8-0332 includes these proteins:
- a CDS encoding MFS transporter yields MSDPQTASPLRTDQDEQAVPVRKLLELPLAYIRFLAGMFISRLGDSLFTFAIPWISYELTKSSIVMGSMYAVSVLPIVLFGPVVGSLVDRWDRKRLMIVTDILRALLVVLIPLLHFAGLLQLWHLYAISFVLTILSLMFDVSIVAIIPQLVPAQLTRANASYQLTNQIAEMAGPLLAGVIIAGIGGFNTLWLDALSFGGTLIVLMLMADLGHSRSAASIGRIFSDIGEGFKWLVRSKINLSFSFQAMIGNFGYSAAFGVLMFYLLNTLHLNTQQSSINYTLLGFGGMIGSLLAVPLERRFRRGLLIPVLLGVGTLGFSFAAISDFWLAPGIAFLGVTTCNVAWNTIVTSVRQETIPQDMIGRVLGFSRVLTRLAMPLGAMTGAALSEWTDPRAVFAVAAAAKLLEVIIALVTQIRKL; encoded by the coding sequence ATGAGTGATCCACAGACGGCTTCACCCTTGCGAACGGATCAGGACGAGCAGGCAGTGCCGGTGCGCAAGCTGCTGGAGCTGCCCCTGGCGTATATCCGGTTTCTGGCAGGGATGTTTATTTCCAGGTTGGGGGATTCTTTGTTCACCTTTGCGATTCCATGGATCTCCTACGAATTAACGAAATCGAGTATTGTAATGGGCTCTATGTATGCGGTAAGTGTCTTGCCCATCGTTCTGTTTGGTCCGGTTGTAGGGAGTCTGGTTGACCGATGGGACCGAAAAAGACTGATGATTGTAACGGATATTTTAAGGGCGCTACTGGTCGTATTGATTCCCTTGCTGCATTTTGCCGGCCTGCTTCAGCTTTGGCACCTGTATGCAATCTCTTTCGTGCTTACTATACTGTCTTTGATGTTCGATGTGTCGATAGTCGCGATCATCCCGCAGCTTGTGCCTGCACAATTGACAAGAGCCAATGCTTCGTACCAATTGACCAACCAAATTGCTGAGATGGCTGGACCTTTACTTGCCGGAGTGATTATTGCTGGGATAGGCGGCTTCAATACGCTTTGGCTAGATGCGTTGTCCTTTGGAGGTACGCTTATTGTTCTTATGTTAATGGCAGACTTGGGGCACTCTCGCTCAGCGGCGAGTATAGGGAGGATTTTTAGCGATATCGGAGAAGGGTTCAAGTGGCTGGTACGCTCGAAGATCAATTTGTCTTTTTCGTTTCAGGCTATGATCGGTAACTTCGGGTATAGTGCTGCTTTTGGTGTCTTAATGTTCTATTTGTTAAACACCTTGCATTTGAATACCCAGCAGAGCAGCATTAATTATACCTTGTTAGGCTTTGGCGGAATGATCGGCAGTCTGCTTGCTGTTCCGCTGGAGAGACGTTTCCGCCGGGGATTGTTAATTCCTGTATTACTCGGAGTGGGGACTCTGGGATTCAGTTTTGCTGCAATCAGCGACTTTTGGCTGGCTCCCGGCATTGCCTTTCTAGGGGTTACTACTTGTAATGTGGCTTGGAATACCATTGTAACCTCAGTCCGGCAAGAGACGATTCCACAGGATATGATTGGACGTGTTCTGGGCTTCTCTAGAGTGCTTACCCGGCTGGCAATGCCTCTGGGAGCAATGACCGGAGCGGCCTTGTCAGAATGGACGGATCCCCGTGCAGTGTTCGCTGTGGCCGCAGCTGCCAAACTGCTTGAGGTAATTATTGCCTTGGTGACACAGATCCGCAAACTTTAA
- a CDS encoding Lrp/AsnC family transcriptional regulator, protein MDDIDLQILGLLKRNSRMTSSDISKMIHLSVPSIAERIRKLERNGVIAQFTVKLDRKAMGKNCVVYIFLQLSSSVDTQGFRESIIQSQEVLECHHISGEYDYLLKVALADLSGVETFITQTLKARYSIVRSNTIFSLSALKEE, encoded by the coding sequence ATGGATGATATTGACCTGCAAATCCTGGGGTTACTGAAGAGGAATAGCCGGATGACCAGCTCCGATATCTCGAAAATGATTCATCTGTCGGTTCCATCCATTGCGGAGCGAATCCGGAAGCTGGAACGAAACGGGGTCATAGCGCAGTTCACCGTCAAGCTGGACCGTAAGGCTATGGGCAAGAACTGTGTAGTCTATATTTTCCTCCAGCTCAGCAGCTCGGTGGATACTCAAGGCTTCCGTGAGAGTATCATCCAATCCCAGGAAGTACTGGAGTGCCATCATATTTCCGGTGAATATGATTATCTTCTGAAAGTGGCATTAGCAGATCTATCCGGTGTTGAGACCTTCATTACACAAACGCTTAAAGCCCGTTACAGCATTGTCCGATCGAACACCATTTTCAGTCTATCTGCCCTGAAAGAGGAATAG
- a CDS encoding LysE family transporter, with product MSWEWISKGILLGLSIAAPVGPISILCIRTTITRGFRTGLYSGLGAATADAVFGILAGLGLTALTAALVNYNIILQVVGGLFICCLGIRSLLRVPAMEAAHSTASPGVLGSYAMTFLLTLSNPMTIIFFLGVFGATGVLLSHKLTDMVFLVTGVFLGSALWWVLLSGAAALLRNKVLEGPFKLSLFNKMSGGVLFVFGVVTLVKSAAVFL from the coding sequence ATGTCATGGGAATGGATATCGAAAGGTATATTGCTGGGCCTGTCCATCGCGGCTCCCGTAGGGCCTATCAGTATTTTGTGCATCAGAACGACAATTACCAGAGGATTCAGAACAGGGCTGTACAGCGGGCTGGGTGCGGCAACCGCAGATGCTGTGTTCGGCATACTGGCAGGATTAGGATTGACAGCTTTGACTGCTGCTCTAGTGAATTACAACATTATACTGCAGGTGGTTGGCGGATTGTTTATTTGCTGCTTAGGGATAAGATCGTTACTACGGGTTCCGGCCATGGAAGCAGCTCATTCTACTGCCAGCCCAGGTGTGCTGGGTTCTTATGCTATGACGTTTCTGCTCACGCTGTCTAACCCGATGACGATTATATTTTTTCTGGGCGTATTCGGAGCTACTGGTGTTCTACTGTCGCATAAGCTCACAGATATGGTGTTTCTGGTTACAGGCGTGTTCCTGGGCTCAGCACTATGGTGGGTACTCCTCTCAGGAGCAGCTGCACTGCTTCGGAATAAGGTACTGGAGGGACCCTTTAAGCTCTCTCTATTTAACAAAATGTCCGGGGGAGTACTGTTTGTATTCGGAGTAGTTACCCTTGTGAAATCCGCAGCTGTATTTTTGTAA